A section of the Thermus aquaticus genome encodes:
- a CDS encoding GNAT family N-acetyltransferase, protein DLPALLQAAEARALELGVERLYAFPQEANRPLREVLEAAGYDLLHTTYFFVKNPKGLDYPPPKGVRIKKGFPGAGVYRELYRESEEGWALRLKWTDEELEEHFAEPHVHLLVAYQGEEPVGMAEVEVEGNEASVAYIGVVPKARGQGIGRALLAEAARLAEKKGAGLLRVRAHDHETGALELYRNLGFSLEEAVATYAKELRARR, encoded by the coding sequence GGACCTCCCCGCCCTCCTCCAGGCCGCCGAGGCCCGGGCCCTGGAGCTTGGCGTGGAGCGGCTTTACGCCTTTCCCCAGGAGGCCAACCGTCCCCTGCGGGAGGTCCTGGAGGCGGCGGGGTACGACCTCCTCCACACCACCTACTTCTTCGTGAAAAACCCCAAGGGCCTGGACTACCCGCCCCCCAAGGGCGTGCGCATCAAGAAGGGCTTCCCCGGGGCAGGGGTCTACCGGGAGCTCTACCGGGAAAGCGAGGAGGGCTGGGCCCTGAGGCTCAAGTGGACGGACGAGGAGCTGGAAGAGCACTTCGCCGAGCCCCACGTCCACCTCCTGGTGGCCTACCAGGGGGAGGAGCCCGTGGGCATGGCCGAGGTGGAGGTGGAGGGGAACGAGGCCAGCGTGGCCTACATCGGGGTCGTCCCCAAGGCCCGGGGCCAGGGCATCGGCCGGGCCCTTCTGGCCGAGGCGGCCCGGCTGGCCGAGAAGAAGGGGGCGGGTCTCCTCCGGGTCCGGGCCCACGACCACGAGACCGGGGCCCTAGAGCTTTACCGCAACCTGGGCTTCAGCCTCGAGGAGGCCGTGGCCACCTACGCCAAGGAACTCAGGGCCAGGCGGTAG